Proteins found in one Luteimonas chenhongjianii genomic segment:
- a CDS encoding FUSC family protein, with translation MGLRVMLTLAMVCLVLWALDHWIPLHAPSYVLGMITAIQSAIQVRDRTRADRALTRFYAALGGFAAIAGIAAAGASLLRIDALLLVTVFLATCARRLGPRWQAVGMFAFMCAVVGSFLKAPEAQLPQIALVLGVSGLVAHLVQSYLMPTRPPRAFRRVVTATTDISRQLRHMLGTLQADQRDLHWKEALGLARRLRSDIRMCLDYLPMQLEGPGAEATRAVTLRLLDLQLALESALYCASSQASRRPDAHAAVARQLQTMQEAETGLATAVATLPATFPDGAGPAGGAAAGATPWPERGQWLEDPQLRIAIQATLACAIAMVGGRLISSDRWFWAVLAAFLVFMNTQNTGAVTVRALNRAMGTLAGIVVGIGLATLLGGDLYLTVLLVALSVFGVVYLARISYAGMNICINVAIALAYGLVGIFTPRLLVLRLEETVIGAAAGIFCALAVLPIGTHRAVEQAKNRLRAALQELLEALAGVASDDAARSSVPSAARAVDLAFAAVLNAYEPFRSVWHFGTSQASTDEGLRRSYLLAHAAHLLEHALRYRAPTPAEAQQLRAVAARLQAVQDPGGTGDAEASAAAAERRFAERQAAAAIPDEAVRHALQILSESLEEDGAKGRVGPLGDRGSV, from the coding sequence ATGGGCCTGCGCGTGATGCTGACCCTGGCGATGGTGTGCCTGGTTCTGTGGGCGCTGGATCACTGGATTCCCCTGCATGCCCCGTCTTATGTACTCGGCATGATCACGGCCATCCAGAGCGCCATCCAGGTCAGGGACCGGACGCGCGCAGACCGTGCCCTTACACGGTTCTACGCCGCTCTGGGCGGATTCGCTGCAATCGCCGGCATTGCGGCTGCGGGAGCGTCCCTGCTGCGCATCGACGCATTGCTGCTGGTGACCGTCTTCCTTGCCACCTGCGCACGCCGCCTGGGTCCCCGCTGGCAGGCGGTGGGCATGTTCGCCTTCATGTGCGCGGTGGTCGGCTCGTTCCTGAAAGCGCCGGAAGCGCAGCTGCCGCAGATCGCGCTGGTGCTGGGCGTGTCCGGGCTGGTCGCGCACCTGGTCCAGAGCTACCTGATGCCGACCCGGCCGCCGCGCGCATTCCGACGGGTGGTGACCGCGACCACCGACATCTCCCGGCAGTTGCGACACATGCTCGGAACGCTCCAGGCGGACCAGCGCGACCTGCACTGGAAGGAGGCCTTGGGGCTTGCCCGTCGGCTGCGCAGCGATATCCGCATGTGCCTGGACTACCTGCCCATGCAACTGGAGGGGCCCGGCGCCGAGGCAACCCGCGCTGTGACGCTGCGGCTGCTGGATCTCCAACTGGCATTGGAGAGCGCGCTCTACTGCGCATCGAGCCAAGCCTCGCGCCGTCCCGATGCCCACGCAGCCGTCGCGCGGCAGTTGCAGACCATGCAGGAGGCGGAAACCGGGCTCGCAACGGCCGTTGCCACCTTGCCGGCCACCTTTCCCGACGGGGCGGGCCCGGCCGGTGGTGCCGCGGCCGGCGCCACGCCCTGGCCCGAGCGCGGCCAGTGGCTCGAGGACCCGCAGTTGCGCATCGCCATCCAGGCCACCCTGGCCTGCGCGATCGCCATGGTCGGCGGCCGCCTGATCTCCTCCGATCGCTGGTTCTGGGCGGTGCTGGCGGCCTTCCTGGTCTTCATGAACACGCAGAACACAGGCGCGGTCACGGTCCGTGCCCTGAACCGGGCGATGGGCACCCTGGCGGGCATCGTCGTGGGCATCGGGCTCGCCACACTGCTCGGCGGCGACCTGTACCTGACGGTGTTGCTGGTGGCGCTGTCGGTGTTCGGCGTCGTCTACCTGGCACGCATCTCCTATGCCGGGATGAATATCTGCATCAACGTCGCGATCGCGCTGGCCTACGGCCTGGTCGGCATCTTCACGCCCAGACTGCTGGTGCTGCGGCTGGAGGAAACGGTCATCGGCGCCGCCGCCGGCATCTTCTGTGCGCTGGCGGTCCTGCCGATCGGCACGCATCGCGCCGTGGAACAGGCCAAGAACCGTCTGCGGGCCGCGCTGCAGGAGTTGCTGGAAGCGCTGGCTGGCGTGGCTTCCGACGACGCCGCCAGAAGCTCCGTCCCGTCCGCTGCCCGCGCGGTGGACCTGGCCTTCGCTGCTGTCCTCAATGCCTACGAGCCGTTTCGCAGCGTCTGGCACTTCGGTACATCCCAAGCCAGCACCGACGAAGGCCTGCGGCGCAGCTATCTCCTAGCCCATGCCGCGCACCTGCTCGAACATGCCTTGCGCTATCGCGCCCCGACGCCCGCCGAAGCGCAGCAATTGCGCGCCGTCGCCGCGCGGCTGCAGGCCGTGCAGGACCCGGGGGGCACGGGGGACGCCGAAGCGTCCGCCGCCGCAGCCGAACGCCGGTTCGCCGAACGTCAGGCCGCCGCAGCGATTCCCGACGAGGCGGTCCGGCATGCCCTCCAGATCCTGTCGGAGAGCCTTGAGGAGGATGGGGCGAAAGGCCGGGTCGGCCCACTCGGGGATAGGGGCAGTGTGTGA
- a CDS encoding ribonuclease E inhibitor RraB has translation MMQAFFSDTRQKNIEAGESWSIDEVCRWSYFFVDEDGEALLPVAQHMESLGYTVVGITEPDGEEDPFFYLQVDKLEQHTPESLQARVEALYAIAEQFEIADYDGMNVVAA, from the coding sequence ATGATGCAGGCGTTTTTCTCCGACACGCGGCAGAAGAACATCGAGGCGGGCGAGAGCTGGAGCATCGACGAGGTCTGCCGCTGGTCGTACTTCTTCGTCGACGAGGATGGCGAAGCGCTGCTTCCGGTGGCGCAACACATGGAGTCGCTGGGCTATACGGTGGTCGGCATCACCGAGCCGGACGGCGAAGAGGATCCGTTCTTCTACCTGCAGGTGGACAAACTCGAGCAGCACACCCCGGAATCGCTGCAGGCAAGGGTTGAAGCGCTTTACGCCATCGCCGAGCAGTTCGAGATTGCCGACTACGATGGCATGAACGTGGTCGCTGCCTGA
- the gnd gene encoding phosphogluconate dehydrogenase (NAD(+)-dependent, decarboxylating) translates to MDPGTAFSRETGTMQIGVIGLGRMGGNIARRLMRGGHDVVGFDQNTAATSALADEGIAVTRSLDELAARLREPRIFWIMLPAGATTESTIEALIPLAAPGDIFIDGGNSFYKDDIRRAKACAMQHLHYVDVGTSGGVWGLERGYCMMIGGEKAVVERLDPIFETLAPGHGELLRTRGRSGPVKPSERGYIHAGPAGAGHFVKMVHNGIEYGLMQAYAEGFDILKGKASEKLPEEERFDIDLAEVAEVWRRGSVISSWLLDLCASALADDPRLAGFSGNVSDSGEGQWTIDAAMEEAVPAYVLSAALFARYRSRVDTTFGDQLLSAMRFGFGGHVEMPQ, encoded by the coding sequence ATTGACCCAGGAACCGCTTTTTCGAGGGAGACAGGCACCATGCAGATCGGAGTGATCGGCCTTGGCCGGATGGGCGGCAATATCGCGCGTCGTTTGATGCGCGGCGGCCACGACGTCGTGGGCTTCGACCAGAACACGGCAGCCACCAGCGCGCTGGCTGATGAAGGCATCGCAGTCACCAGGTCGCTCGACGAGCTGGCCGCCCGACTGCGGGAACCCCGTATTTTCTGGATCATGCTGCCGGCGGGCGCCACTACCGAGTCCACGATCGAGGCGCTGATTCCGCTTGCCGCGCCCGGCGACATCTTCATCGACGGCGGTAACAGCTTCTACAAGGACGACATCCGCCGGGCCAAGGCCTGCGCCATGCAACATCTCCACTATGTCGATGTCGGCACCTCGGGCGGCGTCTGGGGGCTGGAACGCGGCTACTGCATGATGATCGGCGGCGAGAAAGCGGTGGTCGAACGTCTCGATCCGATCTTCGAAACGCTGGCACCGGGCCATGGCGAGTTGCTCCGTACCCGCGGCCGCAGCGGCCCCGTCAAACCGTCCGAGCGCGGTTACATCCATGCGGGACCCGCCGGCGCAGGCCACTTCGTCAAGATGGTCCACAACGGCATCGAGTACGGTCTGATGCAGGCCTACGCCGAGGGCTTCGACATCCTCAAGGGCAAGGCATCGGAGAAGCTGCCCGAGGAGGAGCGGTTCGATATCGATCTGGCGGAGGTTGCGGAGGTCTGGCGGCGGGGCAGCGTGATCTCCTCGTGGCTGCTCGACCTGTGCGCATCGGCCCTTGCCGATGACCCGCGTCTCGCCGGATTCTCGGGAAACGTCTCCGACTCCGGCGAAGGTCAGTGGACGATCGACGCCGCGATGGAAGAGGCCGTGCCCGCCTACGTGCTCTCTGCCGCGTTGTTTGCCCGCTATCGCAGCCGCGTCGATACCACCTTCGGCGATCAGCTGCTGTCGGCGATGCGCTTCGGCTTCGGTGGGCATGTCGAGATGCCGCAGTAA
- a CDS encoding very short patch repair endonuclease has translation MADIVSPEVRSRMMASIKGKDTKPEMLVRQYLHGRGFRYSLSSKRLPGKPDLTLSRHNVVVLVHGCYWHGHQGCRYATTPTTRAEFWRGKIMANRERDARVLSELRARGWRTSVVWECALKQSAEPALGRLEQFILSTETEIEISSVNRS, from the coding sequence ATGGCGGACATCGTCTCTCCGGAAGTGCGGTCACGAATGATGGCTTCCATAAAAGGGAAGGACACCAAGCCCGAGATGCTGGTGAGGCAATATCTGCACGGAAGAGGCTTCCGATACAGCCTTTCCAGCAAGCGCCTTCCGGGGAAGCCTGATCTGACGCTATCGCGGCACAACGTCGTGGTGCTGGTCCACGGCTGCTATTGGCACGGACACCAAGGCTGCAGGTATGCCACGACGCCGACCACACGCGCCGAATTCTGGAGAGGCAAGATCATGGCCAACCGGGAACGCGATGCCAGAGTTCTTTCCGAGCTGCGCGCTCGAGGTTGGCGCACCTCGGTCGTTTGGGAATGTGCGCTCAAGCAATCCGCGGAGCCTGCTCTGGGCAGACTCGAACAGTTCATTCTCTCTACGGAGACCGAGATCGAGATCAGCTCGGTCAACCGCTCATGA
- a CDS encoding linear amide C-N hydrolase: MRTIPLALRYGLGLFLLAATALPPVAQACSRLVYLGADDQVVTARSMDWDAEMPTNLWAFPRGMQRSGEVGPNSIRWTSRYGSVIAATYENSTADGMNEAGLVANALWLEESSYPAFEGSRPGLSIAAWAQYVLDNFATVQEAVQALQAEPFILVSGKLPGLGGVATVHLSLSDAGGDSAIIEYVDGRQTIHHSRAYQVMTNSPAFEKQLAMQEYWQEIGGTVFLPGTSRAADRFARASFYVRTIPKTPNPVKTIASVFSVIRNVSVPFGISSPDEPNIASTRWRTVSDHKRRRYFFESAITPNVFWVDVTQFDFSPATGRPLKLELGPEESNIYSGMVNAQFKPTAPFRFAGFP; this comes from the coding sequence ATGCGCACGATTCCGTTGGCGTTGCGGTATGGACTGGGGCTGTTCCTGTTGGCGGCCACCGCCCTTCCGCCGGTGGCGCAGGCCTGCTCGCGCCTCGTCTATCTGGGCGCGGACGACCAGGTCGTGACCGCCCGCTCCATGGACTGGGACGCTGAAATGCCGACCAATCTCTGGGCCTTCCCTCGGGGCATGCAGCGGTCGGGCGAAGTGGGCCCCAATTCGATCCGATGGACCTCCCGATACGGGAGTGTCATTGCAGCCACCTACGAGAATTCGACCGCCGACGGGATGAACGAAGCCGGGCTGGTCGCCAACGCGCTGTGGCTCGAGGAATCCTCCTATCCCGCCTTTGAAGGCAGCCGGCCGGGCCTCAGCATCGCCGCGTGGGCCCAGTACGTGCTGGACAATTTCGCCACGGTCCAGGAGGCGGTCCAAGCGCTCCAGGCCGAGCCTTTCATCCTCGTCAGCGGCAAACTCCCCGGCCTGGGCGGTGTTGCCACCGTCCATCTTTCGCTCTCCGATGCAGGCGGGGACAGCGCAATCATCGAGTATGTGGATGGCCGGCAAACCATCCACCACAGTCGCGCCTACCAGGTGATGACCAACTCGCCCGCATTCGAGAAGCAGCTGGCGATGCAGGAGTACTGGCAGGAGATCGGCGGCACGGTCTTTCTTCCAGGCACAAGCCGGGCGGCGGATCGCTTCGCGCGCGCCTCCTTCTATGTGCGCACCATCCCGAAGACGCCCAACCCGGTGAAGACGATCGCGAGCGTCTTCAGCGTGATCCGCAACGTCTCCGTGCCCTTCGGCATCAGCTCACCCGACGAGCCCAACATCGCATCGACCCGCTGGCGTACCGTCTCGGACCACAAGCGGCGGCGTTACTTCTTCGAGTCTGCGATCACGCCCAACGTCTTCTGGGTCGATGTGACCCAATTCGACTTCTCGCCTGCCACCGGACGCCCACTGAAGCTCGAGCTGGGTCCGGAGGAAAGCAACATCTATTCCGGCATGGTCAATGCGCAATTCAAGCCCACGGCGCCCTTCCGGTTTGCCGGGTTTCCCTGA
- a CDS encoding transposase, with the protein MARLPRFDLPGIPQHVVQRGNNRLPCFLDDDDRLHYLTLLRDALLATGVQLHAYVLMDNHVHLLATPAAAGDIARCMQRLGRQYVGQFNARHRRTGTLWEGRYKACLVDSERYLLTCQRYIELNPVRARIIDDPAAYRWSSCAAHLGQRTRSLLSPHPAWQALGENTQARAQAWRGLLDEAIGHDELAEIRCYLQQQRAWGRDDFRAMVEAKTERFAGVRPAHRPSKADK; encoded by the coding sequence ATGGCCCGCCTACCCCGCTTTGATCTCCCCGGCATTCCCCAGCACGTCGTGCAGCGTGGCAACAACAGGTTGCCGTGCTTTCTCGACGATGACGACCGGCTGCACTACCTCACCCTGCTGCGGGACGCTTTGCTTGCCACCGGCGTTCAACTGCACGCCTACGTGCTGATGGACAACCACGTGCATCTGCTGGCCACGCCCGCAGCCGCCGGGGACATCGCCCGATGCATGCAGCGGCTCGGGCGGCAGTATGTCGGCCAGTTCAACGCCCGCCACCGCCGCACCGGCACGCTCTGGGAAGGCCGCTACAAGGCATGCCTTGTCGACAGCGAGCGTTACCTGCTGACCTGCCAGCGCTATATCGAACTCAACCCCGTGCGCGCGCGCATCATCGATGATCCCGCCGCCTACCGATGGTCAAGTTGCGCGGCCCATCTGGGACAGCGCACCCGCTCGTTGCTCAGCCCACACCCTGCGTGGCAAGCGCTTGGCGAGAACACGCAAGCACGCGCCCAGGCGTGGCGGGGGCTTCTGGACGAAGCCATCGGCCACGACGAGTTGGCCGAGATCAGGTGCTACCTCCAGCAACAGCGCGCATGGGGCCGCGACGACTTCCGCGCCATGGTGGAAGCAAAGACAGAACGCTTCGCCGGCGTTCGTCCTGCTCATCGACCGAGCAAGGCGGATAAGTGA
- a CDS encoding Na+/H+ antiporter: MHTVETVLVVLMLGAITGIVARYMRGIPLPLIQIALGAAVSLPQRGLHIAFDPELFLLLFIPPLLFSDGRRIPKREFFALYKPILLLSLGLVLFTVIGLGYVVNWLIPSIPLSVAFALAAVVSPTDAVAVSAITRNLGMPSHTLHVLEGESMLNDASGLVALKFAVAAALTGAFSWTEVARDFMWIAIGGLGIGALLGWGFSVARDRVTRRLGDLAATQMVLLLWLLPFLAYIVGERIGVSGILAAVAAGVTTNFTELNRSNFVAERMQSQGTWTIIEAAFNGAIFLLLGLQLPTVIGVTLEEAGPHWWLPIVYAACISIALLLLRWIWLTLGVQGSLLRAHLEGKMTERPSRLLTVVSTLAGIRGAVTLAAALSLPLMLNDGQPFPARNLVIFLATGTILFTLVVGSIGLPLLLRRLPHQGVPSVVTEERNARVAAFKAAIASMVLDKDQVQSADPHWLAEYQESAGLLTQEYRRRIDMLLPEAMDTVEAQAESPEVTRRRHERYVVEMELRLRALRVERDALYAERQKQHINDESLRKLVSELDLSEVAMTRRLAMAREAAAVSAEAAASDQETDADS, from the coding sequence ATGCATACCGTCGAGACCGTGCTTGTGGTGCTGATGCTCGGCGCGATCACCGGCATCGTCGCGCGCTACATGCGCGGCATCCCGCTGCCGCTGATCCAGATCGCGCTGGGCGCGGCGGTGTCGCTGCCGCAGCGCGGCCTGCACATCGCCTTCGATCCCGAGCTGTTCCTGCTGCTGTTCATCCCGCCGCTGCTGTTCTCCGACGGCCGCCGCATCCCCAAGCGCGAGTTCTTCGCGCTGTACAAGCCGATCCTGCTGCTGTCGCTGGGGCTGGTGCTGTTCACGGTGATCGGTCTGGGCTATGTCGTGAACTGGCTGATCCCGAGCATCCCGCTGTCGGTGGCCTTCGCCCTGGCCGCGGTGGTGTCGCCGACCGATGCGGTGGCGGTCAGCGCGATCACCCGCAACCTCGGCATGCCGTCGCACACCCTGCATGTGCTCGAAGGCGAGTCGATGCTCAACGATGCGTCGGGCCTGGTGGCGCTGAAGTTCGCGGTCGCCGCGGCGCTGACCGGTGCGTTCTCCTGGACCGAGGTCGCCCGCGACTTCATGTGGATCGCGATCGGTGGCCTGGGCATCGGCGCCCTGCTCGGCTGGGGGTTTTCGGTGGCCCGCGACCGGGTCACGCGGCGCCTGGGTGACCTGGCCGCAACGCAGATGGTGCTGCTGCTGTGGCTGCTGCCGTTCCTGGCCTACATCGTCGGTGAGCGCATCGGCGTCTCCGGGATCCTGGCCGCGGTGGCGGCCGGCGTCACCACCAATTTCACCGAACTCAACCGCAGCAACTTCGTTGCCGAACGCATGCAGTCGCAGGGCACCTGGACCATCATCGAGGCAGCCTTCAACGGCGCCATCTTCCTGCTGCTGGGCCTGCAGCTGCCGACCGTCATCGGCGTGACCCTGGAGGAGGCGGGCCCGCACTGGTGGCTGCCGATCGTGTACGCGGCATGCATCTCGATCGCGCTGTTGCTGCTGCGCTGGATCTGGCTCACCCTCGGCGTGCAGGGCAGCCTGTTGCGTGCGCACCTGGAGGGCAAGATGACCGAGCGGCCGTCGCGGCTGCTGACCGTGGTGTCGACCCTGGCCGGTATCCGCGGCGCGGTGACCCTGGCGGCCGCACTGTCGCTGCCGCTGATGCTCAATGACGGCCAACCGTTTCCGGCCCGCAATCTGGTGATCTTCCTGGCCACCGGCACCATCCTCTTCACCCTGGTGGTCGGCAGCATCGGCCTGCCGCTGCTGCTCCGGCGGCTGCCGCACCAGGGCGTACCGAGCGTGGTCACCGAGGAACGCAATGCGCGGGTGGCCGCGTTCAAGGCCGCGATCGCCAGCATGGTGCTGGACAAGGACCAGGTGCAGTCGGCCGATCCGCACTGGCTGGCCGAGTACCAGGAGTCGGCCGGCCTGCTGACCCAGGAGTACCGGCGCCGGATCGACATGCTGCTGCCCGAGGCCATGGACACCGTCGAGGCGCAGGCCGAATCGCCCGAGGTCACGCGACGGCGGCACGAGCGTTACGTGGTGGAGATGGAACTGCGGTTGCGGGCTCTGCGGGTGGAACGCGACGCGCTGTATGCCGAGCGCCAGAAGCAGCACATCAACGACGAATCGCTGCGCAAGCTGGTGTCGGAGCTCGACCTGAGCGAAGTGGCCATGACCAGGCGCCTGGCCATGGCGCGGGAAGCCGCCGCAGTCTCAGCGGAGGCCGCAGCATCCGACCAGGAGACCGACGCGGACAGCTGA
- a CDS encoding cation:proton antiporter yields MNQDVIYLLLIFALLVIPRAMQRFSVPAPLTCLGFGIGAVLGLGGHAHDPVVDVLAILGISSLFLFAGLDVDLAQLRKGLGPLLLYLLIRSAALVVVAWLAWHYGHLPWQAAGLLALALLTPSTGFIMDSLPQLGLTGEEEFWVINKAIAGELFALVMMFVVMQADDPMHLGMSSLVLVAMLVGLPLLFIGLGRWVVPHAPGSEFSLLVMVGMLAAYITYWLGVSYLVGAFIAGLVARRLQRGMPLLASHDNLHALRLFSSFFVPFYFFNAGTEVPGDALSLEALGWGVVITLVVLPLRLAGIILQRRLIFDESLRSSMRVALALSPTLIFTLVLAAVLREQFAVPEVLYGALLFYAAVTTLLPSLVFRSAMSVDPLQNERSGDKAAAPPRKG; encoded by the coding sequence ATGAACCAGGATGTCATCTATCTGCTGCTGATCTTCGCGCTGCTGGTCATTCCGCGTGCGATGCAGCGATTCAGTGTGCCGGCACCCTTGACCTGCCTGGGCTTCGGCATCGGCGCGGTGCTGGGGCTGGGTGGCCATGCCCATGACCCGGTGGTGGACGTGCTGGCCATCCTGGGGATCTCCTCGCTGTTCCTGTTCGCCGGGCTGGACGTCGACCTCGCCCAGCTGCGCAAGGGCCTCGGGCCATTGCTGCTGTACCTGCTGATCCGCAGTGCCGCGCTGGTGGTCGTGGCCTGGCTGGCCTGGCACTACGGCCACCTGCCCTGGCAGGCGGCAGGCCTGCTGGCGCTGGCACTGCTGACGCCCTCGACCGGCTTCATCATGGATTCCCTGCCGCAGCTGGGGCTTACCGGGGAGGAAGAGTTCTGGGTCATCAACAAGGCCATCGCCGGTGAACTGTTCGCGCTGGTGATGATGTTCGTGGTGATGCAGGCCGACGACCCGATGCATCTGGGCATGTCCAGCCTGGTACTGGTCGCCATGCTGGTCGGCTTGCCCCTACTGTTCATCGGCCTGGGGCGCTGGGTGGTGCCGCATGCCCCGGGCTCGGAGTTCTCGCTGCTGGTGATGGTGGGCATGCTGGCGGCCTACATCACCTACTGGCTGGGGGTGTCGTACCTGGTGGGCGCCTTCATCGCCGGCCTCGTGGCGCGCCGGCTGCAGCGCGGGATGCCCCTGCTGGCCTCGCACGACAACCTGCACGCGCTGCGGCTGTTCTCCTCGTTCTTCGTTCCGTTCTATTTCTTCAACGCCGGCACCGAAGTGCCTGGCGATGCCCTGAGCCTGGAAGCACTCGGCTGGGGCGTGGTGATCACCCTGGTGGTGCTGCCGCTGCGCCTGGCCGGGATCATCCTGCAGCGCCGGCTGATCTTCGACGAGAGCCTGCGTTCCAGCATGCGCGTGGCCCTGGCGCTGTCACCGACCTTGATCTTTACCCTGGTGCTGGCCGCCGTGCTGCGCGAGCAGTTCGCCGTGCCAGAGGTGCTGTATGGCGCCCTGCTGTTCTACGCGGCCGTGACCACCCTGCTGCCATCGCTGGTGTTCCGCAGCGCGATGAGTGTGGATCCGCTTCAGAACGAGCGCAGCGGCGACAAGGCTGCTGCGCCGCCCAGGAAGGGCTGA
- a CDS encoding serine hydrolase domain-containing protein has product MSSSITRTWVLLVGIAAATGVAAQEPAPPEPAPLTAAQSDPRVMGWMQGFPPPPDKRITQPDSVYFSFPRLRWSVCHIRQLLPTIGISRGLGDPVPLRYVGDRELERLGREIDALSFTPLDGRPPMTWEQSLAANYTDGILVFHRDRVVYERYFGCLGDDGKHAAMSMTKSLTGLLAQILVAEGRLDENAKVVDIVPEVARSAYADATVRQVMDMTTGVRYSEDYADPDADIWQYAAAASPLPKGEDYAGPNGYFEYLAQVQPEGANGAAFHYKTVDADMVGWIVSRVSGKSVSELASEQLWRPMGAEQDAYMTVDAIGTPYAGGGLSAGLRDMGRLGLLMLQEGVINGRRLFPAEVVRHIRGGGDPARFGNAYPALVGGSYTSLWWVYPGEHDVIAARGVHGQTIYVDFNAQVVIVRFASFPKAQNTLIDPTSIPAFQALAGYLQAAADR; this is encoded by the coding sequence ATGTCGTCGTCAATTACTAGAACGTGGGTCCTGTTGGTCGGCATCGCCGCCGCGACGGGCGTGGCGGCGCAGGAGCCCGCCCCGCCGGAACCGGCGCCGCTCACCGCCGCGCAGTCCGATCCTCGCGTGATGGGCTGGATGCAGGGCTTCCCGCCGCCGCCGGACAAGCGCATCACCCAGCCCGACTCGGTGTACTTCAGTTTTCCCAGGCTGCGCTGGTCGGTGTGCCACATCCGCCAGCTGCTGCCGACCATCGGGATCAGCCGCGGGCTCGGCGACCCGGTGCCACTGCGCTACGTGGGCGACCGGGAGCTGGAGCGGCTGGGGCGCGAGATTGACGCGCTGAGCTTCACCCCGCTCGACGGTCGTCCGCCGATGACGTGGGAACAATCGCTGGCGGCGAACTACACCGACGGCATCCTGGTATTCCATCGTGACCGCGTGGTCTACGAGCGCTACTTCGGCTGCCTGGGCGACGACGGCAAGCACGCCGCGATGTCCATGACCAAGTCCCTGACCGGCCTGCTGGCGCAGATCCTGGTGGCCGAAGGCAGGCTCGACGAGAACGCGAAGGTGGTGGACATCGTGCCGGAAGTGGCGCGCAGCGCCTACGCGGACGCGACCGTTCGCCAGGTGATGGACATGACCACCGGCGTGCGCTACTCCGAGGACTACGCCGATCCGGACGCGGACATCTGGCAGTACGCCGCGGCGGCCAGCCCGCTGCCGAAGGGAGAGGACTACGCCGGTCCCAACGGCTATTTCGAGTACCTCGCGCAGGTGCAGCCGGAAGGCGCGAATGGGGCAGCCTTCCACTACAAGACCGTCGATGCCGACATGGTCGGCTGGATCGTCTCGCGCGTGTCCGGCAAGTCGGTCAGCGAGCTGGCCTCGGAGCAGCTGTGGCGGCCGATGGGCGCCGAGCAGGACGCCTACATGACGGTGGATGCGATCGGCACGCCGTATGCGGGAGGCGGGCTCAGCGCCGGCCTGCGCGACATGGGCCGCCTTGGCCTGCTGATGCTGCAGGAGGGCGTGATCAACGGCAGGCGCCTGTTCCCGGCCGAGGTGGTGCGCCATATCCGCGGCGGCGGCGATCCGGCCAGGTTCGGCAACGCGTATCCGGCGCTGGTGGGCGGCAGCTATACCAGCCTGTGGTGGGTCTATCCGGGCGAGCACGACGTGATCGCCGCGCGCGGCGTGCACGGCCAGACGATCTACGTCGACTTCAACGCGCAGGTGGTGATCGTGCGGTTCGCCTCGTTCCCCAAGGCACAGAACACGCTGATCGACCCGACCTCCATCCCCGCCTTCCAGGCGCTGGCCGGCTACCTGCAGGCAGCGGCGGACAGATAA
- a CDS encoding transposase encodes MQRGNNRLPCFLDDGDHLRYLQALQEALMATGVQLHAYVLMDNHEHLLATPTTAGDIGRLMQRLGRQYAGLFNARHRRTGTLWEGRYKSCLVDSERYVLTCQRYIELNPVRARITDDAAAWRWSSCAAHLGQRNGSMLTPHPAWLALDTDPLMRARRWREMLDEAVNGEDLTAIREYLQQQRAWGRDDFRAMVEAKTRRFAGVRPAHRPSKTDR; translated from the coding sequence GTGCAGCGCGGCAACAATCGCCTGCCGTGCTTCCTCGACGATGGTGACCACCTGCGGTATCTGCAGGCCCTGCAGGAGGCGCTGATGGCGACCGGCGTGCAGCTGCATGCCTACGTTCTGATGGACAACCACGAGCATTTATTGGCCACGCCGACCACAGCTGGCGATATCGGGCGACTCATGCAGCGGCTTGGACGCCAGTACGCCGGTTTGTTCAATGCCCGTCACCGTCGCACCGGCACGCTTTGGGAGGGCCGCTACAAGTCGTGTCTTGTCGATAGCGAGCGTTACGTGCTGACCTGCCAGCGCTACATCGAACTCAATCCAGTACGTGCCCGCATCACCGACGATGCGGCCGCCTGGCGCTGGTCCAGTTGCGCCGCCCATCTGGGCCAACGCAACGGATCGATGCTGACGCCCCACCCGGCCTGGCTGGCACTCGATACCGATCCGTTAATGCGTGCACGCCGTTGGCGGGAGATGCTCGACGAAGCCGTGAACGGAGAAGACCTCACCGCGATCCGCGAGTACCTGCAACAACAGCGCGCCTGGGGCCGCGACGATTTCCGCGCCATGGTCGAAGCCAAAACCAGACGTTTCGCTGGCGTCCGTCCTGCTCATCGACCAAGCAAGACGGATAGGTGA